In Janibacter sp. CX7, a single genomic region encodes these proteins:
- a CDS encoding excalibur calcium-binding domain-containing protein — protein sequence MAPPVQDAYENCDAVRAAGAAPIYRGQPGFGDHLDRDGDGVACET from the coding sequence GTGGCCCCTCCGGTCCAAGACGCCTACGAGAATTGCGACGCCGTGAGGGCCGCCGGCGCCGCTCCGATCTACAGGGGCCAGCCCGGATTTGGCGATCACCTCGACCGCGACGGCGACGGGGTTGCCTGCGAGACGTGA
- a CDS encoding TadE/TadG family type IV pilus assembly protein, whose protein sequence is MIGAARLHDDRGSAVADFTMTSALLLFVFLGVFQLGLTLHVRNTLISCASEGARYGAREGSTPQEGAGRTEDLIGRSLSARFAGDVTARVDTTAAALDATDDSAKLVYDRGLGTDLPLDDATVQASAADHLAGRSRPHGLESWKVASGTGSPDGRTAVVRLSGEADLPLIGGLLRTISGSVTVTVESRARAGVTPG, encoded by the coding sequence TTGATCGGTGCCGCGAGGCTGCACGACGATCGTGGGTCGGCCGTCGCCGACTTCACGATGACCTCTGCACTGCTGCTCTTCGTCTTCCTCGGGGTCTTCCAGCTCGGGCTGACGCTGCACGTGCGCAACACCCTCATCTCGTGCGCCTCGGAGGGGGCTCGCTACGGCGCACGCGAGGGGTCGACGCCCCAGGAGGGCGCCGGCCGGACCGAGGACCTCATCGGCCGCAGCCTGTCCGCCCGCTTCGCGGGTGACGTGACGGCGCGGGTCGACACCACGGCCGCGGCCCTCGACGCGACGGACGACAGCGCCAAGCTCGTCTACGACCGCGGTCTGGGCACGGACCTGCCGCTCGACGACGCGACCGTGCAGGCGAGCGCCGCCGACCACCTCGCCGGGCGCTCCCGGCCCCACGGCCTGGAGAGCTGGAAGGTCGCGAGCGGGACCGGCAGCCCCGACGGCCGGACAGCGGTGGTGCGCCTGTCCGGCGAGGCGGACCTGCCGCTCATCGGGGGACTGCTGCGGACCATAAGCGGCTCTGTCACCGTGACCGTCGAGTCCCGGGCCCGGGCCGGCGTGACACCCGGGTAG
- a CDS encoding alpha/beta fold hydrolase yields the protein MTHPHVVRHGTGVPLIAVHGNGVDHRLLLALDDSLAEGGAWERTYLDLPGFGSTPALTGEGGLPHLAQWLTETTSTLVGSAPFALVANSLGGLLARHLLAQFGDQVLGLALIAPVVDPDASRRTRPERTVVDRDEELLAELTDADRDEFTGMAVRQTRDSWAAFERWALPGVRAADPAAMQRLGADYALGTVPEESGPTFRGPTLLVAGRQDHVVGYEDQLRLLPHYPRASALVVDAAGHNVHLEQPAIVGAAVADWARRTHPDTQAP from the coding sequence ATGACCCACCCACACGTTGTGCGCCACGGAACCGGAGTCCCCCTCATCGCGGTCCACGGCAACGGTGTCGACCACCGCCTGCTCCTCGCCCTGGACGACTCCCTGGCCGAGGGCGGCGCCTGGGAGCGCACCTACCTCGACCTGCCCGGCTTCGGCAGCACCCCGGCCCTGACCGGCGAAGGGGGCCTGCCCCACCTCGCGCAGTGGCTCACCGAGACCACCTCCACACTGGTCGGCTCGGCCCCCTTCGCGCTCGTCGCCAACTCCCTCGGCGGACTGCTCGCCCGGCACCTCCTGGCCCAGTTCGGCGACCAGGTCCTCGGACTGGCCCTGATCGCACCCGTGGTCGACCCCGACGCCTCCCGCCGCACCCGGCCCGAGCGCACCGTCGTCGACCGCGACGAGGAGCTCCTCGCCGAGCTGACGGATGCGGACCGTGACGAGTTCACCGGCATGGCGGTGCGGCAGACCCGTGACTCGTGGGCTGCCTTCGAGCGCTGGGCGCTGCCGGGTGTACGCGCAGCCGACCCGGCCGCGATGCAGCGGCTCGGCGCCGACTACGCGCTCGGCACCGTCCCAGAGGAGAGCGGCCCCACCTTTCGGGGGCCGACACTCCTCGTGGCCGGACGGCAGGACCACGTCGTCGGCTACGAGGACCAGCTGCGGCTGCTCCCCCACTACCCGCGTGCGAGCGCACTCGTCGTCGACGCGGCCGGGCACAACGTCCACCTCGAGCAGCCCGCGATCGTCGGTGCCGCCGTCGCCGACTGGGCACGCCGAACCCACCCCGACACGCAGGCTCCCTGA